In a single window of the Clarias gariepinus isolate MV-2021 ecotype Netherlands chromosome 16, CGAR_prim_01v2, whole genome shotgun sequence genome:
- the wizb gene encoding protein Wiz isoform X2, with the protein MEPDVGPLPSMDPHDPTSIRELSESPSLLTNSLMAGLSQSDDLERDDEDVNLLHRSAFYNEKKHPSSAFSSSLTWDSDSEKEIFDEELQHFSNPHGLAAHSPGSLTCEEDQEKLDCGVYTTPEKPKTIMLDKNLSSSLDAQGQDRGACRDPGTVQSSTQQSAEKDKVGHQELSGTPKEGYLKEEEEEAGFDHKKKEIKSVPERDVYTFPGDSDPESPPPGPWAHCTFIQRRRKKRALLRPFSGLNAWQCTPGIGRKTRVSSSRAKECSKFINDKEGVFEFTEEEEEKIKVKNESQEVQGEVSQEIFTCVECSSYFKKATHLREHMQEHGLDSGRKEHGGEDNARRRRAKKNVFECMECGQNFTDRPALLDHHRQHEESRQKILKQMGKVKEEGKRASRRNSKKPVTKESLANFGQFLCLKCNYSSDVPQELAEHAKTHTTRTRAGGPRVSPRFQKKTCRKGWTQFSGNARLTTGGSDRYPTRASVQLGGIKPEVDDLQAKDCDPQTENKTDPIPGPSQNHTVTVNPAEPTDKPELESAQTEAALLASPSLQEESGSAEVGLGEENVSNTKAETQQKDVGFKGTGNRRSKRVVRRVLGRTRASSRLETQSTDTSDLKLHMQNTEETTKLSQQAPGLPDAEGDLMLANKTGEETSALALDLNNSLSQKTSEELKEDTKEETPPGEKDECSKNTTDENGNDDNDPNDDDDEDHDEDRDDDEDDGRRNDQKDISSDKEEDEDSIKHLLDVLTEEEDEEDDEGILLKTVEKKCPYCQDCFDNGIGLANHIRGHLNRVGVSYKVRHFISPEEVNAIEKKFSYQKKKKKVANFDPATFSVMHCEFCSAGFDTRAGLSSHARAHLRDFGITNWEVTASPINVLRELFSKRPDLALSITPAFNSEDKKPCKEEEESILVNDVETGTSEPLLKIHTSPTQPWKERQNDGGAEGGNKKREEDKKMQFQDEFSSSPNSSAAEDETEPKGSSLLKCKVCCALFETRRALASHTRSHLLQLGAGVSEGSDAPRDLYKITKEATDSHLPASSPSQSPTPSPKSTPSHAFCVALPSPSRNTEFEDEPQDIKPLSLLCTVAKSPPSRSSPSPSGLQPSSPFGRSPSPSHSLSASPSPVLRKAPISSLLPVSSPLRSHEHRTMSRAHNSALSTSSSRPLWAPQETEAPLNLTMDMDSNTDIICKLCGAWFETRKGLSSHARAHLRHFGVEYSESKGSPIDLLNTLILTDDFKRRITSFRSDSPEDLRVHGNNAAPPSPATSTPPSASKRPFHSSPVLLKNASLQSGVGSKATSSFSSSSAHTLHSPPIKKLKHSSQQVFRLSSREMMSIPLAEPMKDVCCEFCGELFENRKGLSSHARSHLRQLGITEWSVNGSPIDTLRDLITRRGLPCVMPLKPLKTCSSSPSPGPPRTLHRYSTAQGGVLGHQKFSFNQHQPAKMAVSAPVTSTSSTVLMVKPKPEPEQVEVTVTGEGHEGYSSESLHPSWMSSDNGRPINLLMTQEREPPRDIRCEFCGEYFENRKGLSSHARSHLRHMGITEWSVNGSPIDTLWEIMRNQGTMPASAGLDVKVEPDQDSSSPWDSQGYQSSRVSTKAPINLPHSRSRLPKHGFGSTGLSTTPLAGKFLGMKPIGKRFLGTEGHLGQRSPPTQSKTFSPSPQDFSFKGRTSTDKYGVGRTDASCELCGFAFENRKALASHARAHLRQFGVTEWSVNGSPIETLSAWMRSRPQTVAELHRSYLSHGHVAQKKKQPAAQWASLTLSQGKTVERQIMNSSWSSLSQAVEVKNRNGASFHHGISTQDRGHQSSSALPHVQVARSELNVRVTRGIERRPLKHPSHVDGGERESCPPKPPRSSTVPALVPKPPSTSLVKLVGKIYSLKCRFCDVEFHGPLSVQEDWIRHLQQHILKLDYNKPAPTTNNTPAKSGMAVPEKQTSATTSISITTTATKAPTPTSALSLNPASVSIPCPPVSTPTSTPTFTAHTLTSPGIPTKAEQEVDTPPT; encoded by the exons TAACATGGGACTCTGATTCTGAGAAAGAAATATTTGatg AGGAACTCCAGCACTTTTCTAATCCTCATGGCCTTGCTGCTCACAGTCCAGGAAGTCTCACCTGTGAAGAAGACCAAGAAAA ACTTGACTGTGGAGTTTACACAACGCCTGAAAAGCCCAAAACAATAATGTTAGACAAAAACTTGTCTAGTTCTTTGGATGCACAAGGTCAAGACAGAGGTGCATGCAGAGATCCAGGGACGGTACAATCCAGCACTCAACAATCTG CGGAAAAAGATAAAGTTGGACATCAAGAGTTAAGTGGGACACCAAAAGAGGGATACTtaaaagaggaagaggaggaggcaGGCTTTGATCATAAGAAGAAGGAAATAAAGAGTGTTCCTGAACGAGATGTATATACCTTCCCTGGTGATTCAGACCCAGAAAGTCCACCACCAGGTCCATGGGCACACTGCACCTTCATCCAGCGTCGCAGAAAGAAAAGAGCCTTACTGAGACCTTTTTCTGGGCTAAATGCCTGGCAGTGCACACCGGGTATAGGAAGAAAGACCAGAGTAAGTTCCTCCAGGGCAAAAGAGTGCAGTAAATTCATAAACGATAAAGAAGGAGTGTTCGAGTTtacagaggaagaggaggagaagatTAAAGTTAAGAATGAGTCACAAGAAGTCCAAGGAGAAGTTTCCCAAGAGATTTTCACCTGTGTCGAATGTAGCTCATactttaaaaaagcaacacatctGAGGGAACACATGCAAGAACATGGTCTAGACAGTGGGAGAAAGGAACATGGTGGAGAAGATAATGCAAGGAGGAGGCGAGCCAAGAAAAATGTCTTTGAGTGTATGGAATGCGGACAGAATTTCACTGATAGGCCGGCACTGTTGGACCATCACAGACAGCATGAGGAGTCTCGGCAGAAGATCTTGAAGCAGATGGGAAAGGTGAAGGAGGAAGGAAAGAGAGCAAGCCGCAGAAATTCCAAGAAGCCGGTCACTAAAGAGTCTTTGGCCAATTTTGGCCAGTTTCTTTGTCTCAAGTGCAACTATAGCTCTGATGTGCCTCAAGAACTTGCAGAACATGCCAAGACACATACAACTCGGACCAGAGCTGGTGGGCCTCGTGTCTCACCTCGTTTCCAGAAAAAAACCTGCAGAAAAGGATGGACACAGTTTTCTGGTAATGCCAGATTGACCACAGGGGGTAGTGATAGGTACCCAACCAGAGCTTCTGTGCAATTGGGGGGAATTAAGCCTGAGGTTGATGATTTGCAGGCCAAAGACTGTGATCCACAGACTGAGAATAAGACTGATCCCATTCCAGGACCCAGCCAGAATCACACAGTAACTGTAAATCCAGCAGAACCCACAGACAAGCCAGAATTAGAAAGTGCTCAGACTGAAGCTGCTCTCCTTGCAAGTCCAAGCCTACAGGAGGAGTCAGGGTCTGCTGAGGTTGGGCTTGGAGAGGAGAATGTCTCAAACACAAAGGCTGAAACACAGCAAAAGGATGTTGGTTTCAAGGGCACAGGAAATCGACGCTCGAAACGAGTTGTTAGGCGTGTTTTAGGACGCACACGAGCAAGTAGCAGACTGGAAACCCAGTCTACTGACACTAGTGATTTAAAACTCCATATGCAAAACACTGAGGAGACCACAAAGCTGAGCCAACAAGCACCTGGATTACCAGATGCAGAGGGTGATCTAATGCTGGCCAACAAAACAG gaGAGGAAACATCTGCTCTAGCATTAGACCTCAACAACTCTCTGTCACAAAAGACCAGTGAGGAGTTAAAAGAAGATACAAAAGAAGAGACACCACCTGGTGAAAAGGATGAATGTAGCAAAAACACCACTGATGAAAATGGCAATGATGATAATGATCCTAATGATGACGATGACGAAGATCATGACGAAGAtcgtgatgatgatgaagacgaTGGAAGAAGGAATGATCAAAAGGATATTTCCAGTGACAAAGAAGAGGATGAGGATAGTATCAAACATCTTCTTGATGTTTTAACTGAAGAGGAGGACGAGGAAGATGATGAGGGCATTTTGTTGAAGACTGTAGAAAAGAAATGTCCCTACTGCCAAGACTGTTTTGATAATGGAATTGGCCTGGCCAATCATATTAGGGGGCATCTGAACAGAGTTGGAGTCAGTTACAAAGTTAGACATTTCATATCCCCAGAAGAGGTCAATGCCATTGAGAAGAAATTCTCCtaccaaaagaagaagaaaaaag TTGCTAACTTTGACCCAGCGACCTTCAGTGTGATGCACTGTGAGTTCTGCAGTGCTGGCTTTGACACCAGGGCCGGCCTTTCCAGTCATGCTCGTGCACACCTACGAGACTTCGGCATCACCAACTGGGAGGTCACTGCTTCACCCATTAATGTCCTTCGTGAGCTCTTCTCTAAGCGACCCGACCTTGCTTTATCCATTACCCCTGCTTTTAACTCTGAGGACAAGAAACCATGTAAAGAAGAAGAGGAGTCCATATTAGTAAATGATGTAGAAACTGGAACTTCAGAACCATTGCTGAAGATACACACATCTCCAACTCAGccttggaaagagagacagaatgatGGTGGAGCTGAGG GTGGGAATAAGAAGAGggaagaagataaaaaaatgcaatttcagGATGAGTTTAGCTCCAGCCCAAACAGCTCAGCTGCTGAAGATGAGACTGAGCCAAAAG GTTCCAGTTTGCTGAAGTGTAAGGTCTGCTGTGCGCTGTTTGAGACAAGGAGAGCTCTGGCTAGCCACACTCGCTCTCATCTGCTCCAGTTAGGTGCGGGCGTATCTGAAGGCAGTGATGCACCTAGAGATCTCTACAAGATAACCAAGGAGGCCACTGACTCCCATTTACCTGCCTCATCCCCCTCACAGTCACCAACACCATCACCCAAAAGCACTCCCAGTCATGCTTTCTGTGTTGCTTTGCCAAGCCCCAGCAGGAACACAGAGTTTGAAGATGAGCCACAAGACATTAAGCCGCTCTCACTACTGTGTACTGTAGCAAAATCTCCGCCTTCCCGAAGCAGCCCCTCACCATCTGGCTTGCAGCCATCATCTCCATTTGGGAGGTCTCCATCCCCTTCACACTCTCTGTCTGCTTCCCCGTCCCCAGTGCTAAGGAAGGCGCCAATCTCCTCGTTGCTGCCCGTGTCTTCCCCACTGCGCTCCCATGAGCACAGAACTATGTCAAGGGCTCACAATTCAGCCTTGTCCACCAGCTCATCCAGACCACTCTGGGCACCACAAGAAACAGAGGCTCCCCTTAATCTCA CAATGGATATGGATTCTAATACAGACATCATATGCAAGCTATGCGGTGCCTGGTTTGAAACGCGCAAGGGCCTCTCAAGTCATGCACGAGCTCACCTGCGCCATTTTGGCGTTGAATACTCCGAGTCCAAGGGGTCACCTATTGACCTGCTCAATACACTTATCCTCACTGATGACTTCAAGCGCAGGATTACTTCCTTCCGCTCTGACAGCCCGGAGGACCTGAGAGTGCATGGAAACAACGCAGCTCCTCCCTCTCCCGCCACATCCACACCTCCTTCTGCTTCCAAGAGGCCCTTCCACTCTAGCCCCGTCCTATTAAAGAATGCATCATTACAAAGTGGTGTTGGCTCCAAAGCTACCTCCtcgttttcttcttcctccgccCACACCTTGCACAGTCCACCCATTAAGAAGCTAAAACATTCTTCACAGCAGGTCTTCCGTCTGAGTAGCAGGGAGATGATGTCCATTCCTTTAG CTGAACCAATGAAAGATGTGTGTTGTGAGTTTTGCGGTGAGCTTTTTGAGAACCGCAAAGGCCTCTCCAGTCATGCCCGTTCTCACTTACGTCAGCTGGGCATTACTGAATGGTCTGTAAACGGCTCGCCCATCGACACACTACGTGACCTCATAACTCGCAGAGGTTTGCCATGCGTCATGCCCTTGAAACCCTTGAAAACTTGCTCGTCCTCTCCAAGCCCAGGACCCCCTCGGACATTACACCGGTATTCTACTGCACAAGGAGGTGTCCTAGGCCATCAGAAATTCTCTTTCAATCAACACCAGCCAGCCAAGATGGCTGTATCAGCACCTGTCACCAGTACCTCCTCAACAGTATTAATGGTCAAGCCCAAACCCGAACCCGAGCAGGTGGAAGTTACTGTGACTGGAGAGGGGCATGAAGGATATAGCTCTGAGTCACTGCATCCAAGCTGGATGAGCTCAGATAATGGGCGCCCCATCAACCTAT TAATGACCCAGGAGAGAGAACCGCCTCGTGATATCCGTTGTGAGTTCTGTGGCGAGTATTTTGAGAACCGCAAAGGCCTCTCCAGTCACGCCCGCTCACATTTACGCCACATGGGTATCACCGAATGGTCTGTCAATGGCTCACCTATTGATACACTGTGGGAGATAATGAGGAATCAGGGTACCATGCCGGCATCTGCTGGGTTAGACGTAAAAGTGGAACCAGACCAAGACAGCAGCTCTCCCTGGGACAGTCAAGGGTATCAGTCATCCAGAGTCTCAACAAAAGCACCTATTAACCTGCCCCATTCCAGGTCACGTCTCCCAAAGCATGGATTTGGGTCCACTGGGCTATCAACTACCCCTTTAGCAGGGAAGTTTCTTGGTATGAAACCTATTGGGAAGAGATTCCTGGGAACTGAAGGCCACCTTGGCCAAAGGTCACCACCAACCCAGTCAAAAACGTTCTCGCCCTCACCACAGGACTTTTCATTTAAAGGAAGAACCTCCACAGACAAGTATGGGGTAGGGCGCACGg ATGCTAGCTGTGAGTTGTGTGGTTTTGCCTTTGAGAACCGGAAGGCATTGGCCAGCCATGCTCGGGCTCATTTGCGACAATTTGGTGTGACAGAGTGGTCTGTGAACGGTTCGCCCATTGAGACATTGAGTGCCTGGATGCGCAGCCGGCCCCAAACAGTGGCTGAGCTGCACCGTAGCTACCTATCACATGGGCATGTTGCCCAAAAGAAG AAGCAGCCAGCAGCCCAGTGGGCGTCTTTAACACTGTCCCAGGGGAAGACTGTTGAACGACAGATCATGAACAGTTCATGGAGTTCATTATCACAGGCAGTAGAGGTAAAAAATCGAAATGGCGCCTCGTTTCACCATGGCATCAGTACCCAGGATAGGGGACATCAGTCTAGCAGTGCCCTTCCACATGTGCAAGTGGCTCGGAGTGAACTTAATGTCCGGGTGACACGAG gcATTGAGCGACGACCCCTGAAACATCCTTCACATGTTGATGGTGGGGAGAGAGAAAGCTGTCCTCCCAAACCACCTCGCTCTAGTACTGTTCCTGCCCTTGTGCCAAAGCCCCCTTCCACCTCTCTGGTCAAACTTGTGGGTAAAATCTACTCTCTCAAGTGCCG GTTTTGTGATGTGGAGTTTCATGGCCCCCTGTCAGTGCAGGAGGACTGGATCAGGCACCTGCAGCAGCACATTCTGAAACTTGACTACAACAAGCCAGCTCCCACCACAAATAACACTCCAGCCAAATCTGGCATGGCTGTTCCTGAAAAGCAAACCTCAGCTACTACCTCCATTTCTATTACTACTACAGCTACTAAAGCTCCTACTCCCACCTCAGCCTTGAGTCTTAACCCTGCATCTGTATCTATACCATGCCCACCAGTGTCTACTCCTACTTCAACGCCGACCTTCACAGCTCACACACTGACCAGCCCAGGAATCCCAACCAAGGCTGAACAGGAAGTTGATACTCCTCCCACATAA